A portion of the Drosophila sechellia strain sech25 chromosome 2R, ASM438219v1, whole genome shotgun sequence genome contains these proteins:
- the LOC6609006 gene encoding golgin subfamily A member 1 isoform X1, protein MFATLKNKIKEETGDDVVQSANQRYPGNNNNNYRLRSRRVSINSNSADDVGGGGFYNESEQLCQLRSQCNELTTKLSTVTQGLQQLQEEKTRVDKTNEILLESVRVAQTQKDIYCEEQEKIQNLQQIEIDKLKNLLSFREQESVDRMGLMRQQTQQIESLSEELERLRPIESVAEDLRDELEQLRHSTQQEKNLLTTTLAAVQEENRHLKKRMKIVEESRLESLGKLNSEQQVQALIREHKLLEQHLEEAHLQLSDIKGSWSGQNLALETQVSRLSKQVAEETTEKRKAIKSRDDAIESRKQVSFELEKAKDEIKQRDDKVKLLEEEIDELSVALKECREENEQQILFERNKSQNLETEVKDLKTRLTAADDRFSEYSSNAEQVAQKLRAQVTEKQEQLDETIMQLEIEREEKMTAILRNAEIAQSEDILRQQLRLERSEASDLQERNNQLERDISETRQTLQQVSSTAQDNADKLTEFERVQLEIIEKNKTIKTLNQRLIDLKKTVQKELRSAQISTDSESHPTTTPGHRISSSSLEAFSTGDKGNCVIMDEVNFQYLKHVIVKFLTSREVEARHLVRAVSTLLQLTTEEEKLLHDTLNWKMSWFGMKPT, encoded by the exons TTAGCATTAATTCCAACTCAGCTGATGATGTGGGCGGTGGCGGATTCTACAATGAG TCGGAGCAACTGTGCCAGTTGCGGAGTCAGTGCAACGAGCTCACCACGAAGCTGTCCACCGTCACGCAAGGattgcagcagctgcaggagGAGAAGACGCGCGTGGACAAGACCAACGAGATTCTGCTAGAGAGTGTGCGTGTGGCCCAGACGCAGAAGGACATATACTGCGAGGAGCAGGAGAAGATCCAGAATCTGCAGCAAATCGAAATTGATAAGCTGAAGAATCTGCTTAGCTTTCGGGAGCAGGAGTCGGTGGATCGCATGGGTCTCATGCGCCAGCAGACCCAGCAAATCGAGTCCTTGAGCGAGGAACTAGAACGGCTGCGTCCCATTGAATCCGTGGCCGAAGATCTACGCGATGAACTAGAGCAATTGCGACATTCCACACAGCAGGAGAAGAATCTGCTGACCACCACACTGGCGGCGGTACAGGAGGAAAACCGGCACCTCAAAAAGCGCATGAAGATCGTCGAAGAGTCGCGACTCGAGTCCTTGGGCAAACTAAACTCCGAGCAACAAGTGCAAGCCCTTATTCGGGAACATAAACTGCTGGAGCAGCACTTGGAGGAGGCACATCTGCAGTTGTCGGACATCAAAGGCTCGTGGAGTGGCCAGAATCTGGCGCTGGAAACCCAAGTTAGTCGTCTATCAAAGCAAGTGGCCGAAGAGACAACCGAAAAGCGTAAGGCCATTAAATCCCGCGACGATGCCATTGAAAGCCGCAAGCAGGTTTCATTCGAACTCGAAAAAGCCAAAGATGAAATAAAGCAGCGTGACGATAAG GTCAAGCTGCTGGAGGAGGAAATCGATGAACTTAGTGTGGCCCTGAAAGAATGCCGAGAGGAGAACGAGCAGCAAATCCTCTTTGAGCGCAACAAATCT CAAAATTTGGAAACAGAGGTAAAAGATCTCAAGACTCGTCTCACGGCAGCGGATGACAGGTTCAGCGAGTACTCCTCGAATGCCGAGCAGGTGGCACAAAAGCTACGGGCTCAGGTGACTGAAaagcaggagcagctggaCGAAACCATAATGCAACTGGAAATCGAACGAGAGGAGAAAATGACTGCAATACTTCGCAATGCGGAAATCGCCCAGAGCGAAGACATTTTACGGCAGCAGTTGCGCTTGGAGCGCAGCGAGGCCTCCGACCTCCAGGAGAGGAATAATCAGCTGGAGAGGGATATATCCGAGACGCGGCAAACGTTGCAGCAGGTCAGCAGCACAGCACAGGATAATGCCGACAAGTTGACCGAATTCGAGCGAGTTCAGTTGGAAATAATCGAAAAGAATAAG ACAATAAAAACACTGAATCAGCGTTTGATTGACTTGAAGAAAACCGTGCAAAAGGAACTACGCAGTGCGCAGATATCCACGGACAGTGAATCTCATCCGACAACGACACCAGGTCACAGAATCTCAAGTTCATCGCTGGAGGCATTTTCAACTGGCGACAAGGGAAATTGCGTCATAATGGACGAAGttaattttcaatatttgaaACACGTAATTGTTAAGTTCTTGACCAGCCGCGAG GTGGAAGCTCGTCATCTTGTTCGCGCCGTATCCACTTTACTTCAATTGACAACCGAGGAGGAAAAGCTGCTGCACGACACATTGAATTGGAAGATGAGTTGGTTTGGCATGAAACCAACTTAA